In one window of Nitrospiria bacterium DNA:
- a CDS encoding mechanosensitive ion channel domain-containing protein, with protein MQKEFLTSLLSFEWVTQMAVILLMGTPIFFLFRWLQKKITPSEEEKPRGIKNFFLQIMVSVVFPGILALGLGLSLAIFRATSEPSGLVDAAIPLLLFSMLYQILSVCVSFLLPKRRFTNMVIRIGLAVGIFILAIRFMGWYEQAMEVVNFPLVVLGPVSISFSLILKVLILGFILFFGVSQFTSFIETRILKKIGLDPNLSFAVMRFFKFFVIGIGFLVALDTLGVNLSTLAIFGGALGIGLGFGLQNITSNLVSGIILLFDRSIKQGDVITVGDSYGWVVKLGARYIVVRTRDGVERLIPNANIISTEITNWSHSDLAVRLKIKVGVSYKSDPFRVRDLLLLVAETNPRVLKYPECRVLFVDFGESSLDFELRVWINDPQEGIESVRSALRFEIWKIFKENAIEIPFPQRDLYIKSGLEGLPHLEIPPSK; from the coding sequence ATGCAAAAGGAATTTTTAACCTCTCTCCTCTCCTTTGAGTGGGTGACCCAAATGGCGGTCATCCTGCTAATGGGGACCCCTATTTTTTTCCTTTTTCGGTGGCTTCAAAAAAAAATAACCCCATCCGAAGAGGAAAAGCCTAGGGGGATCAAAAACTTTTTTCTGCAAATCATGGTTTCGGTGGTATTCCCTGGAATATTGGCCCTGGGCCTTGGGCTCTCCCTTGCAATTTTCCGAGCGACGTCTGAACCCTCTGGATTAGTCGATGCGGCCATTCCTTTACTTTTATTTTCCATGCTTTACCAAATTTTATCTGTCTGTGTCAGTTTTCTTTTGCCCAAACGCCGTTTTACTAATATGGTCATTCGTATTGGGTTGGCGGTCGGAATTTTCATTCTTGCAATCCGGTTTATGGGTTGGTACGAACAGGCAATGGAAGTGGTTAATTTCCCCTTAGTTGTTTTGGGTCCGGTTTCCATTTCCTTCAGTCTTATTTTAAAGGTGTTGATATTAGGTTTTATCCTCTTTTTTGGTGTTTCTCAATTCACCTCCTTTATCGAAACCCGTATCTTAAAAAAGATCGGCCTTGATCCAAACCTCTCCTTTGCCGTGATGCGGTTTTTTAAGTTTTTTGTTATTGGTATAGGATTTCTTGTGGCTTTGGATACCTTGGGAGTGAACCTGTCCACCCTTGCGATTTTTGGGGGGGCCCTAGGGATTGGTTTAGGATTTGGGCTGCAAAACATTACCAGTAATTTGGTCAGCGGAATCATTCTATTGTTTGACCGCTCCATTAAACAAGGGGATGTCATTACTGTAGGCGATAGTTATGGATGGGTGGTTAAATTAGGGGCTCGTTATATTGTGGTCAGAACCCGGGACGGGGTGGAGCGATTGATTCCCAATGCAAATATTATTTCCACAGAAATCACGAACTGGTCCCATTCGGATCTTGCCGTACGCCTCAAAATAAAAGTTGGCGTCTCCTACAAATCGGATCCCTTTCGGGTTAGAGATCTCTTGCTTTTGGTGGCGGAGACCAATCCCCGGGTTTTAAAGTACCCCGAATGCCGTGTTTTATTTGTTGATTTTGGAGAAAGCTCACTGGATTTTGAGCTCCGTGTTTGGATCAATGACCCTCAAGAGGGCATTGAATCGGTTCGGAGCGCC